Proteins from one Impatiens glandulifera chromosome 2, dImpGla2.1, whole genome shotgun sequence genomic window:
- the LOC124927466 gene encoding uncharacterized protein LOC124927466 isoform X3, whose translation MEGVNIAIPAVVGLSKLMGSEGFGGGGGGSGVGIGVSVIEAVTCDTTDGVSVVVGSSIDGCISFLGRKDVSVSPIPSESYFLEKTKHANEISVIQHVDATEEMKIGGKNSSPLVVEPSIEGKQKQKRSYKVSRSNSGSVKRSRIARMEVPANEAGLCGANEKSQLTKQKNSSSTKRSDKRNGKIASRNKSDSFSFKAGLSSFNSSGGGNSFLGLYGLKSDLRDVTEGMEELSVNELLNGSYMCPSFSQHKKAEDIKADSNESILHSVKKAVSVLMLPRPIKGQSSVEVKVSSNQKVLTYSFVSSLSPSSRRENDEDIACASDISSCNKAWDQNTKDVTTPHILLDSPLHQPKHVLERLSLPPAQDLETLLLDVTKQSGPSKSNPDLRGKMSQRTGLPPFPWSNVNGSHCKSTDTNKPSSSKTSCQGRWVKMGDASNTEITAGFLKDFESLAFDSSLVPLVSRQIRSSEDGSRASASVIVPLPDHGLTMSYLPLKVPSENETEKPKPRTNIQLEETNQAEKPKETRRHCGRFKGLHKFDPIAIIWLQSEV comes from the exons ATGGAAGGTGTCAACATAGCGATTCCTGCGGTTGTGGGTTTGTCGAAACTTATGGGATCGGAGGGTtttggcggcggcggcggaggaaGTGGTGTAGGAATTGGGGTTTCTGTAATTGAAGCTGTGACTTGTGATACTACTGATGGTGTTTCGGTGGTTGTGGGTTCTTCAATCGATGGATGTATTTCGTTTCTAGGACGTAAAG ATGTTAGTGTTTCTCCCATTCCATCAGAATCGTATTTCTTGGAGAAGACGAAACATGCTAATGAGATTTCAGTCATTCAACATGTGGATGCAACTGAAGAGATGAAAATTGGGGGAAAGAATAGTTCTCCTTTGGTTGTTGAGCCTAGTATTGAGGGTAAACAGAAGCAAAAAAGATCTTACAAAGTTTCGAGAAGTAATAGCGGTTCTGTTAAGAGATCGCGTATAGCGAGGATGGAAGTTCCTGCAAATGAAGCTGGTTTATGTGGTGCGAACG AGAAATCTCAACTTACTAAGCAGAAGAACAGCTCAAGTACTAAGCGTTCTGACAAAAGGAATGGTAAGATTGCATCAAGGAATAAATCTGATTCCTTCTCGTTCAAGGCAGGCTTGAGCAGCTTCAATTCTTCAGGAGGAGGAAACAGTTTCTTGG GATTATATGGTTTGAAATCCGATCTTCGTGATGTCACAGAAGGTATGGAAGAGCTTTCGGTGAATGAGCTTCTAAATGGAAGTTATATGTGCCCGAGTTTTTCTCAGCATAAGAAAGCGGAGGATATAAAAGCAGATTCAAACGAAAGTATTCTGCATTCGGTTAAAAAAGCAGTATCTGTCCTTATGCTACCGAGGCCTATAAAGGGTCAAAGTTCTGTTGAGGTTAAAGTCAGTAGCAATCAAAAAGTCTTGACTTATTCATTCGTCTCTAGTTTGAGTCCATCTAGTAGACGTGAAAACGATGAAGATATTGCATGTGCCTCGGATATATCGTCATGTAACAAG GCCTGGGATCAAAACACAAAGGACGTAACAACTCCTCACATCTTGTTAGATTCTCCCTTGCATCAGCCTAAACATGTTCTTGAACGGCTTTCTCTTCCCCCAGCTCAAGATCTGGAGACATTACTCTTAGACGTGACAAAACAATCCGGGCCATCAAAATCTAATCCTGATCTTCGTGGAAAGATGTCTCAACGAACTGGATTGCCTCCTTTTCCTTGGTCGAATGTTAATGGTAGCCATTGCAAGTCCACTGATACAAATAAGCCATCTTCTAGTAAGACGTCATGCCAAGGAAGATGGGTTAAAATGGGGGATGCTTCTAATACGGAAATAACTGCTGGTTTTTTAAAGGACTTCGAATCACTTGCCTTTGATAGCAGTCTGGTTCCCTTGGTTAGTCGGCAAATCCGATCTTCGGAAGATGGAAGTCGTGCATCGGCATCGGTTATTGTGCCTTTACCCGATCACGGGCTCACCATGTCTTATTTGCCTTTGAAAGTGCCTTCAG AAAATGAAACTGAGAAGCCAAAACCCAGAACGAACATACAACTTGAAGAAACCAACCAGGCTGAAAAACCGAAAGAAACAAGAAGACATTGTGGTCGGTTTAAAGGGCTGCATAAATTTGACCCAATAGCTAT AATCTGGTTGCAGTCTGAAGTCTAA
- the LOC124927466 gene encoding uncharacterized protein LOC124927466 isoform X2 yields the protein MEGVNIAIPAVVGLSKLMGSEGFGGGGGGSGVGIGVSVIEAVTCDTTDGVSVVVGSSIDGCISFLGRKDVSVSPIPSESYFLEKTKHANEISVIQHVDATEEMKIGGKNSSPLVVEPSIEGKQKQKRSYKVSRSNSGSVKRSRIARMEVPANEAGLCGANEKSQLTKQKNSSSTKRSDKRNGKIASRNKSDSFSFKAGLSSFNSSGGGNSFLGLYGLKSDLRDVTEGMEELSVNELLNGSYMCPSFSQHKKAEDIKADSNESILHSVKKAVSVLMLPRPIKGQSSVEVKVSSNQKVLTYSFVSSLSPSSRRENDEDIACASDISSCNKAWDQNTKDVTTPHILLDSPLHQPKHVLERLSLPPAQDLETLLLDVTKQSGPSKSNPDLRGKMSQRTGLPPFPWSNVNGSHCKSTDTNKPSSSKTSCQGRWVKMGDASNTEITAGFLKDFESLAFDSSLVPLVSRQIRSSEDGSRASASVIVPLPDHGLTMSYLPLKVPSESGCSLKSKTEDDLSPRVLAAARTLCDIATQSLKQNPNGILRPSSKPSKSKMNVKSIGGATISNTTSDNNRRKLIDEGLPLPLKKPKLHKNSDKDKDRDHPHHNNGPLRLLSWSIPPRSSRTAPFNSLRHSFSETKCSNGNIVKQQPSYRLPPPPSSRITADKSRKVVSVELNGEGSKLS from the exons ATGGAAGGTGTCAACATAGCGATTCCTGCGGTTGTGGGTTTGTCGAAACTTATGGGATCGGAGGGTtttggcggcggcggcggaggaaGTGGTGTAGGAATTGGGGTTTCTGTAATTGAAGCTGTGACTTGTGATACTACTGATGGTGTTTCGGTGGTTGTGGGTTCTTCAATCGATGGATGTATTTCGTTTCTAGGACGTAAAG ATGTTAGTGTTTCTCCCATTCCATCAGAATCGTATTTCTTGGAGAAGACGAAACATGCTAATGAGATTTCAGTCATTCAACATGTGGATGCAACTGAAGAGATGAAAATTGGGGGAAAGAATAGTTCTCCTTTGGTTGTTGAGCCTAGTATTGAGGGTAAACAGAAGCAAAAAAGATCTTACAAAGTTTCGAGAAGTAATAGCGGTTCTGTTAAGAGATCGCGTATAGCGAGGATGGAAGTTCCTGCAAATGAAGCTGGTTTATGTGGTGCGAACG AGAAATCTCAACTTACTAAGCAGAAGAACAGCTCAAGTACTAAGCGTTCTGACAAAAGGAATGGTAAGATTGCATCAAGGAATAAATCTGATTCCTTCTCGTTCAAGGCAGGCTTGAGCAGCTTCAATTCTTCAGGAGGAGGAAACAGTTTCTTGG GATTATATGGTTTGAAATCCGATCTTCGTGATGTCACAGAAGGTATGGAAGAGCTTTCGGTGAATGAGCTTCTAAATGGAAGTTATATGTGCCCGAGTTTTTCTCAGCATAAGAAAGCGGAGGATATAAAAGCAGATTCAAACGAAAGTATTCTGCATTCGGTTAAAAAAGCAGTATCTGTCCTTATGCTACCGAGGCCTATAAAGGGTCAAAGTTCTGTTGAGGTTAAAGTCAGTAGCAATCAAAAAGTCTTGACTTATTCATTCGTCTCTAGTTTGAGTCCATCTAGTAGACGTGAAAACGATGAAGATATTGCATGTGCCTCGGATATATCGTCATGTAACAAG GCCTGGGATCAAAACACAAAGGACGTAACAACTCCTCACATCTTGTTAGATTCTCCCTTGCATCAGCCTAAACATGTTCTTGAACGGCTTTCTCTTCCCCCAGCTCAAGATCTGGAGACATTACTCTTAGACGTGACAAAACAATCCGGGCCATCAAAATCTAATCCTGATCTTCGTGGAAAGATGTCTCAACGAACTGGATTGCCTCCTTTTCCTTGGTCGAATGTTAATGGTAGCCATTGCAAGTCCACTGATACAAATAAGCCATCTTCTAGTAAGACGTCATGCCAAGGAAGATGGGTTAAAATGGGGGATGCTTCTAATACGGAAATAACTGCTGGTTTTTTAAAGGACTTCGAATCACTTGCCTTTGATAGCAGTCTGGTTCCCTTGGTTAGTCGGCAAATCCGATCTTCGGAAGATGGAAGTCGTGCATCGGCATCGGTTATTGTGCCTTTACCCGATCACGGGCTCACCATGTCTTATTTGCCTTTGAAAGTGCCTTCAG AATCTGGTTGCAGTCTGAAGTCTAAAACTGAAG ACGATCTATCTCCAAGAGTATTGGCTGCTGCCCGAACATTATGTGATATTGCCACACAATCGTTGAAGCAAAACCCAAATGGTATATTAAGGCCATCATCGAAGCCTAGCAAGTCAAAGATGAATGTCAAATCTATCGGAGGAGCAACAATATCAAACACCACATCAGACAACAACAGAAGGAAGCTGATTGACGAAGGATTGCCATTGCCATTGAAGAAACCGAAGCTTCACAAGAACAGTGATAAAGATAAAGACAGAGATCATCCACACCATAACAATGGGCCACTAAGATTGTTAAGTTGGTCAATTCCTCCTAGATCAAGCAGAACTGCACCTTTCAATTCGTTAAGGCACTCATTTTCAGAGACGAAATGCTCCAATGGCAATATCGTTAAACAACAACCTTCTTATAGGCTTCCGCCGCCACCTTCTTCTAGGATTACAGCTGACAAATCGAGGAAAGTGGTTTCGGTTGAGTTGAATGGTGAAGGGAGTAAGTTAAGCtga
- the LOC124927466 gene encoding uncharacterized protein LOC124927466 isoform X1 produces the protein MEGVNIAIPAVVGLSKLMGSEGFGGGGGGSGVGIGVSVIEAVTCDTTDGVSVVVGSSIDGCISFLGRKDVSVSPIPSESYFLEKTKHANEISVIQHVDATEEMKIGGKNSSPLVVEPSIEGKQKQKRSYKVSRSNSGSVKRSRIARMEVPANEAGLCGANEKSQLTKQKNSSSTKRSDKRNGKIASRNKSDSFSFKAGLSSFNSSGGGNSFLGLYGLKSDLRDVTEGMEELSVNELLNGSYMCPSFSQHKKAEDIKADSNESILHSVKKAVSVLMLPRPIKGQSSVEVKVSSNQKVLTYSFVSSLSPSSRRENDEDIACASDISSCNKAWDQNTKDVTTPHILLDSPLHQPKHVLERLSLPPAQDLETLLLDVTKQSGPSKSNPDLRGKMSQRTGLPPFPWSNVNGSHCKSTDTNKPSSSKTSCQGRWVKMGDASNTEITAGFLKDFESLAFDSSLVPLVSRQIRSSEDGSRASASVIVPLPDHGLTMSYLPLKVPSESGCSLKSKTEADDLSPRVLAAARTLCDIATQSLKQNPNGILRPSSKPSKSKMNVKSIGGATISNTTSDNNRRKLIDEGLPLPLKKPKLHKNSDKDKDRDHPHHNNGPLRLLSWSIPPRSSRTAPFNSLRHSFSETKCSNGNIVKQQPSYRLPPPPSSRITADKSRKVVSVELNGEGSKLS, from the exons ATGGAAGGTGTCAACATAGCGATTCCTGCGGTTGTGGGTTTGTCGAAACTTATGGGATCGGAGGGTtttggcggcggcggcggaggaaGTGGTGTAGGAATTGGGGTTTCTGTAATTGAAGCTGTGACTTGTGATACTACTGATGGTGTTTCGGTGGTTGTGGGTTCTTCAATCGATGGATGTATTTCGTTTCTAGGACGTAAAG ATGTTAGTGTTTCTCCCATTCCATCAGAATCGTATTTCTTGGAGAAGACGAAACATGCTAATGAGATTTCAGTCATTCAACATGTGGATGCAACTGAAGAGATGAAAATTGGGGGAAAGAATAGTTCTCCTTTGGTTGTTGAGCCTAGTATTGAGGGTAAACAGAAGCAAAAAAGATCTTACAAAGTTTCGAGAAGTAATAGCGGTTCTGTTAAGAGATCGCGTATAGCGAGGATGGAAGTTCCTGCAAATGAAGCTGGTTTATGTGGTGCGAACG AGAAATCTCAACTTACTAAGCAGAAGAACAGCTCAAGTACTAAGCGTTCTGACAAAAGGAATGGTAAGATTGCATCAAGGAATAAATCTGATTCCTTCTCGTTCAAGGCAGGCTTGAGCAGCTTCAATTCTTCAGGAGGAGGAAACAGTTTCTTGG GATTATATGGTTTGAAATCCGATCTTCGTGATGTCACAGAAGGTATGGAAGAGCTTTCGGTGAATGAGCTTCTAAATGGAAGTTATATGTGCCCGAGTTTTTCTCAGCATAAGAAAGCGGAGGATATAAAAGCAGATTCAAACGAAAGTATTCTGCATTCGGTTAAAAAAGCAGTATCTGTCCTTATGCTACCGAGGCCTATAAAGGGTCAAAGTTCTGTTGAGGTTAAAGTCAGTAGCAATCAAAAAGTCTTGACTTATTCATTCGTCTCTAGTTTGAGTCCATCTAGTAGACGTGAAAACGATGAAGATATTGCATGTGCCTCGGATATATCGTCATGTAACAAG GCCTGGGATCAAAACACAAAGGACGTAACAACTCCTCACATCTTGTTAGATTCTCCCTTGCATCAGCCTAAACATGTTCTTGAACGGCTTTCTCTTCCCCCAGCTCAAGATCTGGAGACATTACTCTTAGACGTGACAAAACAATCCGGGCCATCAAAATCTAATCCTGATCTTCGTGGAAAGATGTCTCAACGAACTGGATTGCCTCCTTTTCCTTGGTCGAATGTTAATGGTAGCCATTGCAAGTCCACTGATACAAATAAGCCATCTTCTAGTAAGACGTCATGCCAAGGAAGATGGGTTAAAATGGGGGATGCTTCTAATACGGAAATAACTGCTGGTTTTTTAAAGGACTTCGAATCACTTGCCTTTGATAGCAGTCTGGTTCCCTTGGTTAGTCGGCAAATCCGATCTTCGGAAGATGGAAGTCGTGCATCGGCATCGGTTATTGTGCCTTTACCCGATCACGGGCTCACCATGTCTTATTTGCCTTTGAAAGTGCCTTCAG AATCTGGTTGCAGTCTGAAGTCTAAAACTGAAG CAGACGATCTATCTCCAAGAGTATTGGCTGCTGCCCGAACATTATGTGATATTGCCACACAATCGTTGAAGCAAAACCCAAATGGTATATTAAGGCCATCATCGAAGCCTAGCAAGTCAAAGATGAATGTCAAATCTATCGGAGGAGCAACAATATCAAACACCACATCAGACAACAACAGAAGGAAGCTGATTGACGAAGGATTGCCATTGCCATTGAAGAAACCGAAGCTTCACAAGAACAGTGATAAAGATAAAGACAGAGATCATCCACACCATAACAATGGGCCACTAAGATTGTTAAGTTGGTCAATTCCTCCTAGATCAAGCAGAACTGCACCTTTCAATTCGTTAAGGCACTCATTTTCAGAGACGAAATGCTCCAATGGCAATATCGTTAAACAACAACCTTCTTATAGGCTTCCGCCGCCACCTTCTTCTAGGATTACAGCTGACAAATCGAGGAAAGTGGTTTCGGTTGAGTTGAATGGTGAAGGGAGTAAGTTAAGCtga
- the LOC124926691 gene encoding eukaryotic initiation factor 4A: MAIEAVESLSPVSQSHTSYRQPHHFYLPVDRLQFKEGTLVDLLRTIGRLPLLPIVVCCSTRDVLDAVSYAVANLSHISTASLYSDLSLAERASVLENFREATMKWNQMGTIRSEGDSEETVTIEEQKSHMIVVTDACLPLITCGESPITARLLINYELPTKKETYMRRMTTCLAADGIVINMLVEGEMMTLKGIEQSSGLVISEMPINILEML, from the exons ATGGCGATAGAAGCCGTTGAATCACTTTCGCCGGTTTCTCAATCACACACCAGTTACAG ACAACCGCATCACTTTTACCTTCCCGTCGATAGACTTCAATTCAAGGAG GGAACTTTGGTGGATCTTTTGAGGACGATCGGTCGCTTACCATTGTTGCCAATAGTTGTGTGTTGTAGCACTCGCGACGTGCTTGATGCTGTAAGCTATGCCGTTGCTAATCTTTCACATATCTCCACTGCATCTCTG TACAGTGACCTATCCTTAGCTGAACGTGCTTCTGTCTTAGAAAATTTTCGAGAAGCAACGATGAAATGGAACCAAATGGGTACCATCCGGAGTGAAGGAGATAGTGAAGAAACTGTTACTATAGAAGAGCAAAAATCTCATATGATAGTTGTAACAGATGCTTGCCTTCCACTTATTACATGCGGTGAATCTCCTATTACAGCTCGTCTTTTGATAAATTATGAACTTCCAACTAAGAAG GAAACATACATGAGGCGCATGACTACTTGCTTGGCAGCAG ACGGGATTGTGATCAACATGCTTGTTGAGGGAGAAATGATGACTCTAAAAGGCATTGAACAAAGTAGTGGCCTTGTCATATCTGAAATGCccataaat ATCCTCGAGATGCTTTGA